One Candidatus Blochmannia vicinus DNA window includes the following coding sequences:
- the rmuC gene encoding DNA recombination protein RmuC, with protein MILFYLYNIISMLVGSLITGIFCKIIEKRCIQRYKNDCTAHENTLCIIKQNLKNESDLRHDIEQKLQNKSQIVYELHGKLSTTEERLKLLDYYHQKSEQLNHELHIQLSLNHTQELKLQELNIRLEEYKLATEEKQKLFIDSENRLTMQFENLANRIFEQNGYKIDKQNRITLDRILYPLKEQLEGFKNQIQNNFEKEEQARHTLTYEIRNLHQLNAKITQETINLTQALKGNNKTQGSWGEVILTRALEASGMREGHEFHIQVSIKQTNGHRLQPDVIIHLPQGKNVVIDSKISLVAYERYFNSNNEEDRQLAIADHVHSLRAHIKSLSKKDYQKLFGLNTLDYILMFVPIESAFMLAIEKEVSLLTDAMRYNIMLISPTTLLIALRTINNLWRYEYQNCHSKKIADKAGRLYDKLRLFMDDLNKIGLYLNKAEVIYNAAKNKFSEGKGNIISQAESFRALGVQIKQPIITNETPPHSIFLCDKQNNPSYNPSDFEDNITQNTCHESLTNS; from the coding sequence ATGATCCTATTTTACTTATATAATATAATTAGTATGTTAGTAGGTTCCTTAATTACTGGAATATTCTGTAAAATTATAGAAAAACGCTGTATTCAAAGATATAAAAATGACTGTACAGCTCACGAAAATACCTTATGTATAATTAAACAAAATTTAAAAAATGAATCTGATTTACGGCATGATATTGAACAAAAATTGCAAAACAAATCACAAATAGTATACGAACTACATGGGAAATTATCCACTACTGAAGAACGTTTAAAATTATTAGATTATTATCACCAAAAATCTGAGCAATTAAATCATGAATTACATATACAATTGAGTTTAAATCATACTCAAGAATTAAAACTACAAGAATTAAACATTCGTTTAGAAGAATATAAGCTTGCAACAGAAGAAAAGCAAAAGTTATTTATTGATAGTGAAAACCGATTAACTATGCAATTTGAAAATTTAGCGAATCGTATTTTTGAACAAAACGGATACAAGATAGATAAACAGAACCGAATAACCCTTGATAGAATATTATATCCATTAAAAGAACAATTAGAGGGTTTTAAAAATCAAATACAAAACAATTTTGAAAAAGAAGAACAAGCCAGGCATACTTTAACATATGAAATTCGTAATTTACATCAATTAAACGCAAAAATCACTCAGGAAACTATTAATTTAACACAAGCATTAAAAGGAAACAATAAAACCCAGGGTAGCTGGGGAGAAGTAATTTTAACTCGTGCATTAGAAGCTTCTGGCATGCGAGAAGGTCATGAATTTCATATACAAGTCAGTATAAAACAAACAAATGGACATAGATTACAGCCTGATGTCATTATCCATTTACCCCAAGGTAAAAATGTAGTAATTGATTCCAAAATATCTTTAGTGGCCTATGAACGTTATTTCAATAGCAATAATGAAGAAGATCGACAATTGGCTATAGCTGACCATGTACATTCATTGCGTGCGCACATAAAGTCATTAAGTAAAAAAGATTACCAAAAATTATTTGGATTAAACACATTAGATTATATTTTAATGTTTGTTCCTATTGAATCTGCTTTTATGTTAGCTATTGAAAAAGAAGTATCATTATTAACTGATGCCATGCGATATAATATCATGTTGATTAGTCCTACAACGTTGTTGATTGCTTTGCGTACTATTAATAATCTGTGGCGCTATGAGTATCAAAATTGTCACTCAAAAAAAATTGCTGATAAAGCTGGGCGTTTATATGATAAACTACGACTGTTTATGGATGACTTAAACAAAATTGGTCTATATCTGAATAAAGCAGAAGTTATTTACAACGCAGCGAAAAATAAATTTTCTGAAGGAAAAGGTAATATTATAAGTCAAGCAGAAAGTTTTAGAGCACTTGGGGTACAAATAAAACAACCAATTATTACTAATGAGACCCCTCCTCATTCTATATTTTTATGTGATAAACAAAATAATCCTTCTTATAATCCATCTGATTTTGAAGATAATATCACCCAAAATACATGTCATGAATCTTTAACGAACTCTTGA
- the udp gene encoding uridine phosphorylase, with amino-acid sequence MSITNAFHLGLKISDLQGATLAILPGDPNRVKKIASLMNNPKYIASYREFTTWSAKINGNTIIVCSTGIGGPSTSIVIEELSQLGIRTFLRVGTAGAIQKYIKIGDVLIVTAAVRCDGASQHFAPLEFPATADLSCSMALIKAAKKIGIKSHYGVTVSSDTFYPGQERKDTYSGRIIKKLRGSMEEWKNMGVMSYEMESATLLTMCLTQGLRAGVVTGIIVNRTQQETPNVIWMRNAENMAIKVVIEGAHIILTEGNNCT; translated from the coding sequence ATGTCTATAACTAACGCATTTCATTTAGGTTTAAAGATTAGTGATCTTCAAGGCGCAACTTTAGCTATTCTTCCGGGAGATCCTAACAGAGTTAAAAAAATTGCTTCGCTTATGAATAATCCAAAATATATTGCTAGCTATAGAGAATTTACTACTTGGTCCGCAAAAATTAATGGAAATACAATAATCGTTTGTTCTACAGGAATAGGTGGGCCATCCACTTCTATTGTAATAGAAGAATTGTCCCAATTAGGTATACGTACATTCTTACGCGTAGGCACTGCGGGTGCTATCCAAAAATATATAAAAATAGGAGACGTATTAATTGTAACTGCCGCCGTCCGTTGTGATGGAGCCAGTCAACATTTTGCTCCATTAGAATTTCCAGCAACAGCAGACTTATCATGTAGTATGGCATTAATTAAAGCTGCTAAAAAAATTGGCATTAAATCACATTATGGTGTGACTGTATCTTCAGATACGTTTTATCCCGGACAAGAAAGAAAAGATACATATTCTGGTCGAATTATTAAAAAATTGCGTGGTTCTATGGAAGAATGGAAAAACATGGGGGTCATGAGCTACGAAATGGAATCTGCAACATTGTTGACTATGTGTTTAACTCAAGGATTACGAGCAGGAGTTGTAACAGGTATTATCGTAAATCGCACACAACAAGAAACTCCAAATGTTATTTGGATGCGCAATGCTGAAAATATGGCGATCAAAGTTGTAATTGAAGGAGCTCACATTATTCTTACTGAAGGTAATAACTGCACATAA